The Spirochaetota bacterium DNA segment TAATATTTGAAAATATTTTGGAAACGGTTTTGGACTGGGACTGCAGGGAATCCACAATATCCGACATTGCCCCGATCGAACCGAAAAGGCCTCCCAGGGAATGGTTCTGCCTGTGCGTTCCGTCGCTGACCCCGGCGACGCTGGCCGCCACCTCCTCTATGGCGGAGGTGATCTCTTCGGTCGCCGCCGCCTCACTCTGAGCTATATGCGAGAAATCACCGACGGTGGCCGACATCTTCCCGGCAGATTCCGAAAGTTTCTCGGAACTGACATTGATGATCCCAAGGAGCTTACGTATGATTTCCAGCTGACTTTTATGCTTTTCCATGTCGGCTCTCGTGAGGCTGATGGTCCAGTTGAACGCCGAATTGACCAGTATGATCAGGATGAAGCAGAGTACAAACGCGGCCGTGGCGTCGATAAGGGTAGTTTTAGCCATCAGAGGGTCCAGGTCGGGGTACTGCCCGGGGGTTTTGACGAAGAAATAAACCTGAACCCCGATCAGGGCTGCGGTAATCAAGCTAAGCCACAGGCGATCGGTAAACAGCACACCGAAAGCGATCAGCGCGTATGAAAAATAAATCCAGGTGGTGAACGAAATGTAATCGGTATTGAATTTCAGCACCGTCCCGGCCATAAGGGCGCCCATCGAAACAAGCATGATCAGCACCGAAGCGGTCTTATATCTACCGTGGAAAACGAGGAAAAGACTTAACACTGCGCCGGTAATTAGGGGGGCGGTGATCTTCAGAAGGAGAAAAAAACGATCCAGGCTGACCCAGAGTATGCTCATCTGGATAAGGACCAGCGCCCCGGCCAGGCAGGCATTATAGATAAAGAGATACTGGGCCCTCTTCCGGGTGAGATAATCAGAATCGGAGTACCGCCCAAGCATAACGGGAATCATTCTGCTAATCATACAGGCCCCCTAAATATCATATTGTATTACAATATTATCCGGACAACCTTCTGCGGTCAATTCCCTTTTCCTGGGGACGCATCCCTTCACAGGCGGCCTGCTTCATGGCGTGATGCGGATGGGAGCGCGGCGGTTATCCAAAATATGCCGGTGAAATTGCGGGCGCGACAATCCCGTTTATCGCTTTCCTGATCCGGGTTAAGCATGGCATCCTCCGGCCGTATCCCGGATATCAGCCCCATAATCAAAAAATATAATTTCAAGGTTCGATTATATTTTTTACCGATTTCGTCATACCCGGAGCACAAACGACATGAAAAACATCGGCCTCATTTTCGAGGTGCGGTGATTACGGCGAGGATAAATGCGCAAAACATGATGCCCTCGGGCAATATATATGGCGCATAACGACAGATGCGGCCATAAAAGATTCTCTTTCGAAACTCACGCCTTCCTCGCCGAGTCGCGCAGCGCCGACGCGAGCATGCGCGCGAGCGTTCTCATGTGGCGGCGCACCTCGCGCGGCGATCGGCCGGGGTAATTCCTGAAGGTGATGAGCACGCCGTTGAGCGCGGCGAAAAGCGCGTGGGAGGCAAGCCGCGTCGTGCGCTTTTTCCATGCTGCGCCGAAAAGCTCGTCGAATCGGTCCAGGAGCGCTCGCTCGGCCGCGTTGAGCCGCTCGACAAGCCCGGGCCCAAGCGAACCGTCGAGCATGAAGTGCGTCATCATTCGGAAGTACTGGTCGTTGTCGCAGAGGTAGCGGACGAAACGCTCGGCGGCATCTTCAAGCGCGCCATTAGCGCCGGCCTTCGCGGCGATGCGCCCGAGCTCGCCGATGATAACATCTGCGCCCCGCAGAAATGCCTCGACGAAGAGGGACTGCTGGTCGGGGAAGTGCCGGTAAATGAGCGCGGGAGACACCCCGGCCTCGCGCGCGATATGGCGCATCGTCACCTCGCCGAAGGACCTGGCGGCGAATACGCGCTCGGCGGCGTCGACGATGAGCGAGCGGCGCGCCGCGCGTTCCTTCTCGCGCAGCAGATCGATCGTCTTTCCGCGCTTCGGCGATTGAACCGTATCCTTCGCCACAAATCCTCCATCAATTACTGTGCCCGCCGGCCGGGGTCGCCCTGCATTTATCTCCCGAACCCCACACCCTGTCAAACGCTTAAAGCCGCCGGGCGTTCCATGAGCGAAGGCCGTCATCACCCCCGGGCTTTCCCAAGCCCCCGAAAGCCAAGACCCCCTCCGATAAAACGCGACAAAAAAATACAGAGGGAGGCGATGTTATGTTCTTAACATTTTTTACCGCGCTGTTATTTACTGTACGCTCAAACAGCGAGAGGAGGAATCCGCCATGAAATCCAATGTCGTCATCATCAACGAAAAGGACAACGTCGCGATCGCCCTTGAGGACATCGCAGCGGGAAGCGCCGCGAGCCTCCCGGACGGCGCCGAGATACGGGCGCATAGCGACGTGCCCTACAGCCACAAGATCGCGCTCTCCGACCTTTCGCCGGGCGACGAAATCGTCAAATACGGCGAGGTGATCGGCAACGCGAAGGAAACGATACGAAAGGGCGAGTGGGTGCACACGCACAACCTCGAGATAAGGGACTGAAAAGGAGGATCGAGCCATGGCGACATTCAAAGGATACGAACGCCCCGAAGGCCCGGCGGGCATACGAAATCATGTTGCGGTGCTGCCCTCCGTGGCCTGCGCCAACGGCGTGGTGGCCGCAATCGCGCGCGCGGTGCCGGAGGCGGTGCCGATGTATCACGGTCACGGTTGCGGGCGGGGAGGCGCGGACCTGGAAATCCACCAGCGCACCCTCGTCAACCTGGGGAAGAACCCGAATGTTGCGGCGGTGCTGGTGGTGGGCCTGGGATGCGAAGTGCTGCGCGCGGAAGGCCTGGCGCTGGGTATCTCGCTTTCCAAAAAGCCGGTGGAATATTTTTACATTCAAAACGAGGGCGGCTCGCGAAGGGCCGCCGCGAAGGGCGTCGAAATAGTAAAGCGCATGCTCGCGGAGGCCGCGAAGCAGAAGCGCAGGGAGTTCCCGCTTTCCGAAATCAGGCTGGGCCTGGAGTGCGGGGGTTCGGACTCGTTTTCGGGAGTCACGGCCAACCCGGCCGTCGGCCTTGCCGCGGACTGGCTGGTTTCCGAGGGAGGCACAGTCATCCTTACCGAAACGACCGAGATGATCGGAACGAGCCACATCCTTGAGCGGAGGGCGAAGGACGCGGCGATCGCGCGGGGCATCAGCGAGCGCATCGCGGCGCAGGAGAAGCGCACGCACGAAATTCTGGGGCCCCTGGCCTCGTATGTGATCGCGCCCGGAAATATGGACGGCGGCATGAGCTCGATCCGCGAGAAGTCTCTGGGATGCATCATTAAAGCGGGAAACACCACGATCAATCAGGTGCTCAACTACGCCGAGATACCCTCCGAGAAGGGCCTGGTTATAATGGACGGCCCCGGCTACGACATCGAGTCGATGACCGGCATCGCCGCGGCGGGCTGCCAGGCGATGATCTTCACGACGGGGCGCGGCAATCCGATCGGCTACCCGGTTGTGCCTGTGATCAAGGTCGCGAGCACCAGCCAGCTGTTTGAAAAGATGGAAGACGACATGGACGTAAACGCCGGCAGGATTCTCGAGGGCAGACTGCTTTGCGAAGTAGGGGACGAGCTGAAGGCCCTTTTGCGCAGGGTGCTCGACGGCGAAAAAACCAGGGCCGAGATAAACCAGCAGGACGGGATAATCTGCATGTACACACTTAACCCGTCATTCTAACGCGGGCCGCGGGGCAATAATAAATGCGGGAGGTTTTATTACGAATGTTTTCCTGTTCCGGCGAATTGCGTATCGGTGTGTTACGGAAGGAATTGTGCGCCGGGTGCGAAAGAAACGATATAAAAACAAACCACCTATGACACTCCTCGCCGCTTTGTTTGCTGTTTGTGCGCTCATGCTTTTCGCGCCAGACCCGGGCACGACCGCCCCGCCGGACCCGGCCACAAAGCACGGCGTCCGGATCCTTCGCGACATCCGGGGCGCGCCGCACGTCTTCGGTAAAAAGGACACCGACGCGGCCTTCGGCCTGGCCTACGCGCATGCCGAGGACGACTTCCGAACCATGCAGCTTATCATGATGGCGATCAGCGGCCGCCTTGCGAGCGTGCTCGGGCCCGGAGGCGCCGGTAACGACTACCTCGTGCATCTGATCCGGCTGCGGGACACGGTCGACGCGAAATACCATACCGATCTCGATCCACAAGCGCGCGCTGCGAGGAGAAAGACGCCGACAAACCCGATGCACCGGCCCATCATCGCATACCGTTCGATGAAGTCCAGAAGTTCTAAAAACTCAACTGCCGGCGCCCGGAGCAGTGCCACTAAAAGTCCAAGGGCCTCTTGACGGTTTAATACACAGAAAACTGCCCCCCCGCGGCATAAAGTTCCGCGGCATACCGCCGGTTATCAGAAGTCCGTGCTTTGAAAAATGTCCTCGCCTCCCGGGAGAAATCGCCATCTTCTTTGGAAAAGGCCCCTTGACAGGGGCCTTATAATTAATCCATTCATGCCGCGGAGAGTCCGGGGGTGGTGAAGAGCAGCCGGGGCGCGAGGCCGGTGGGGACCGCCAGCAGGAAGGGCCTGCGCCTTCCCCACCGGCTGGTCGGTGAGGACGTCGTACACGGTACCCGGCATCATGATGAACCCCGCGAAGGCGCTGTCACGCCCCCACCGTCACGGCATGCACGCCGCCGAGAGTGTGCCACGCGGGGGCGGGAAAGTAAAAATCAATTTCATGCGCCCGGGGATGGGTGCCGTTCAATATTGAAAATCACTTTCCGGGTTTAAACACCAGTTTGGCCTTCATGTTTTTCTCGACGGCCTCCCTGTCCATCCACATGGGGATTGACTTAACCTCCATCCACATCCGTGTCTGGTCGTCATAGTGCGGGGAAAGCCAGCGCTCGGATTGCCCGGTGGATATCACGAACCTCGCGTTATGGAGATCGGCGAAGTCAATGACATGGCGCATAGACGCCCCTTCGGTCACTTTATAGGGTTTCTCGGAAATGTTTCTGAGGAACCCGGGCCTCACCGTCGAGATGTCCCCGGGAAAGGCGAACGGGCCGATGTTCCAGAGCCACTTGAAAGGCGCGACGGAACCGAGGGCGTGCTTGAACGTGTACGTATGGACCTTCCCCCATTTCCATTTCGAGATGTCCCCGCCGA contains these protein-coding regions:
- a CDS encoding methyl-accepting chemotaxis protein encodes the protein MISRMIPVMLGRYSDSDYLTRKRAQYLFIYNACLAGALVLIQMSILWVSLDRFFLLLKITAPLITGAVLSLFLVFHGRYKTASVLIMLVSMGALMAGTVLKFNTDYISFTTWIYFSYALIAFGVLFTDRLWLSLITAALIGVQVYFFVKTPGQYPDLDPLMAKTTLIDATAAFVLCFILIILVNSAFNWTISLTRADMEKHKSQLEIIRKLLGIINVSSEKLSESAGKMSATVGDFSHIAQSEAAATEEITSAIEEVAASVAGVSDGTHRQNHSLGGLFGSIGAMSDIVDSLQSQSKTVSKIFSNIMDLAERGGSAIGMLERNIRFNVESTGQLSSVMAMLEDIFDKVQLLALNASIEAARAGEQGRGFAVVADEVNKLAERSMGSLKEINTLVKITAERERDTNLNIGTSMEVLRDIIENISLLEKHGGEIFALVQTQDKNRREMKQIADVVRTEAEHIIKATDEQNIAISEIAKSISDINQMVQSTALSSSDLAVTAKALQSMSGELKMKIREIS
- a CDS encoding TetR/AcrR family transcriptional regulator; this translates as MAKDTVQSPKRGKTIDLLREKERAARRSLIVDAAERVFAARSFGEVTMRHIAREAGVSPALIYRHFPDQQSLFVEAFLRGADVIIGELGRIAAKAGANGALEDAAERFVRYLCDNDQYFRMMTHFMLDGSLGPGLVERLNAAERALLDRFDELFGAAWKKRTTRLASHALFAALNGVLITFRNYPGRSPREVRRHMRTLARMLASALRDSARKA
- a CDS encoding UxaA family hydrolase, yielding MKSNVVIINEKDNVAIALEDIAAGSAASLPDGAEIRAHSDVPYSHKIALSDLSPGDEIVKYGEVIGNAKETIRKGEWVHTHNLEIRD
- a CDS encoding UxaA family hydrolase → MATFKGYERPEGPAGIRNHVAVLPSVACANGVVAAIARAVPEAVPMYHGHGCGRGGADLEIHQRTLVNLGKNPNVAAVLVVGLGCEVLRAEGLALGISLSKKPVEYFYIQNEGGSRRAAAKGVEIVKRMLAEAAKQKRREFPLSEIRLGLECGGSDSFSGVTANPAVGLAADWLVSEGGTVILTETTEMIGTSHILERRAKDAAIARGISERIAAQEKRTHEILGPLASYVIAPGNMDGGMSSIREKSLGCIIKAGNTTINQVLNYAEIPSEKGLVIMDGPGYDIESMTGIAAAGCQAMIFTTGRGNPIGYPVVPVIKVASTSQLFEKMEDDMDVNAGRILEGRLLCEVGDELKALLRRVLDGEKTRAEINQQDGIICMYTLNPSF
- a CDS encoding penicillin acylase family protein, with product MRKKRYKNKPPMTLLAALFAVCALMLFAPDPGTTAPPDPATKHGVRILRDIRGAPHVFGKKDTDAAFGLAYAHAEDDFRTMQLIMMAISGRLASVLGPGGAGNDYLVHLIRLRDTVDAKYHTDLDPQARAARRKTPTNPMHRPIIAYRSMKSRSSKNSTAGARSSATKSPRAS